Part of the Paenibacillus terrae HPL-003 genome is shown below.
CTTCTCAACCATAGAAGGTGTAATACCATGGATGGCAATATTCATTCGATTAAAAGGCTGTTGTGGATCAATTAGCCATTCATATTCACCAGTTACAATCCCATCTCTAACTTGAACTAAACCCAGAGAGCATGCACTCGATCGGTTTAAGTTTGCGGTTTCAAAATCAATTGCTGTAAAATTCAACTGTTCATTCTCCTTTATCTTCCTATACCTTAAAAGTAGGATAGGACCCGCCTATTCAAATACTTTTCCTTTTAAGGGATAAACCTTATCGGAAGAAATGAATATCATTTCTTCCGGAAAAAACTTTTTAAAATACTTCTCCACTCTAAGATGAATATCCATTTGATACCATCCAGACAACTCGTTCTCTTTAAACAAAAATGGCATGCCTAAGCGCTCGGAACGTTTCCCCCTTGTTCCATCTCCAATGTTAAGTGTGTCGATGTAGATGCGATCAACGATAGACTCCAGTGTTTTAGGAAAATCGGGTGTGAATGGAAGTACCGGCGAAATGGAAGCTTGGGTAGCGATGCCTACGTTATTCACTTCTTTTAATGCCTTCAAGCGCAACTTAATACCCGGAGCATGGGGAACGAACAATCGTTTCATATCTTCCCGATCTGTTTCTATAGTCATGGAGACAAGGACCTCACATTTTTGATTTAGTTCAAGTAATAGATTAAGATCCCTTACGACAAGAGGACTTCGTGTTTGTATCTGAAGGAAATCTGGAGGATGTTTGACCATTTCCTCTAAAATAGAGCGTGTTAGCCCCGTCTTCCGTTCCAGTGGTTGATAGGGATCTGTTGCAGTAGACATAAAAAGATTAATGGGTTTATTTCTTCGGCGGAGACTGACCACCTCATTCCGATAATTATCGGCTGCATTTGTTTTGATGCTAACCCATTCTCCCCAGGGAGTATCACTGTACCTTTGAGTAGGCATTTCTCTAACGTAGCAATACCTACATCCAAAAGCACAACCACTATAAGGATTTAATGAATGTGTGAAACCAACAGTGGAATCTCCTTTCATTTCAGTTAAGATTTTTTTTGCTGTTATGCTATTAACCTGCATGTTAGCCTCCCTTATTTTGGGTGCTGATACTCAATTAAATTGAAGAGCTATCGGATCAATCACTCCGAGTAAATTTAATGTAGTGATAATATGTGCTGCTTTGCTGCGACACTAACGTAACTTTAATTCAACTAATTAAGTTAAGAACATACCACTAAGATCCCATAACCCTATAACCCTACTAATCATTGGTTTTAATGTATCTCACATTAGGATTAGATGTTACTTCTACACACTACCGATTTTGTTTTGTCCCAATATTATGATATGATCATTTTAGGTCATTTAACAGGTTCAATGAAGGCAAAAATGCGAAAAATATTGACACTTTACGGACATTTCGATTTAACAAATACTCTTAAAGGAGGTTCGTGTAATCGTTCATCCATTCAATCAGGAAAATAATATAAGGCCTCTTAAATATAAACCCGTGTTTTCTCATCCATACGATCTGGAGATTTTCAGTGTATCTTCTCTCAAAAAGCGAACTCCAGAGGATAGTATGCAAATCACTTATCGTTATGAATTTTATATGCTCATTTGTGTCACCGAAGGAACGTGTACTCAATGGATCGATTTTGAACCCATCCCTTGTAAGGAAGGAATACTGATAGCAGTAACACCAGGACAAGTCCATAATTTTGGACATGATGAAAATTGGGACGGATGGGTTATTCTATTCCGCGAAGAATTCCTTCTTCCTACTTCACTTACGATGAATGAACTGAATTTAACGTTGGATATCGAAAGAACGCCTAATAGTTTAACTTTGAATAATACAGAGTTGCATCGAGCAATCACTTTAATAGAGCAAATGATTCAAGACTCTATAATTCAAGGAGCCAAAGAGGATGTTCATATGTTGTTGCGCTATCAGCTTTATGCATTCATAACTTGGCTCAACATTATTCATAAACAAAAAAATATCCCTACTACTTCTCAGTTCTCGCAAAAATTTTTAAAATTTCAAGAATTAGTAGAGAAGAATTATGCCAAATTAAATCATGTTAGTGACTATGCTGCCCTTTTAAATTGCACAGAAAAAACTTTAACACGGGTTACAGTCGCAACTGTTGGAATAAGTGCTAAAGCTTTCATATCAGCTCGAATTACTCTCGAGGCTAAGCGTTTACTAATGCATACGGATTACTTGATTAGCGACATTGCAGAAATGCTTAACTTTCAAGAAACTACTCACTTTAGTAAATTTTTCAAACGGGAAACTGGCTATACGCCTGTAGAATTCCGAAAGCAGAACGTTTAATTATATATGCTTGTTTCTAAAAGGACTTGGTTTAACCCATTTAGAGTTTTTAGGAAACATATTTATCCTATAAAAGGGAGTGATACTGTGATACAAGGAACGTTATTTGATAATGAACATGATCGACCATTGCCCAATCGTGTGCGTCCTCAATCGTTGGAAGACTTTATAGGCCAAAAACATTTACTTGGCCCTGGAAAAGTTCTGCAAGATATGATCAAGAATGATCAAGTGTCTTCTATGATATTTTGGGGTCCTCCAGGTGTTGGTAAAACAACGCTAGCTAAAATCATTGCCAATCAAACCAAGTCTAAGTTTATTGATTTTAGTGCTGTAACTAGCGGTATTAAAGATATCCGAAATGTAATGAAGGAGGCTGAGGGAAACAGGCAATTAGGG
Proteins encoded:
- a CDS encoding AraC family transcriptional regulator: MQITYRYEFYMLICVTEGTCTQWIDFEPIPCKEGILIAVTPGQVHNFGHDENWDGWVILFREEFLLPTSLTMNELNLTLDIERTPNSLTLNNTELHRAITLIEQMIQDSIIQGAKEDVHMLLRYQLYAFITWLNIIHKQKNIPTTSQFSQKFLKFQELVEKNYAKLNHVSDYAALLNCTEKTLTRVTVATVGISAKAFISARITLEAKRLLMHTDYLISDIAEMLNFQETTHFSKFFKRETGYTPVEFRKQNV
- a CDS encoding SPL family radical SAM protein, with protein sequence MQVNSITAKKILTEMKGDSTVGFTHSLNPYSGCAFGCRYCYVREMPTQRYSDTPWGEWVSIKTNAADNYRNEVVSLRRRNKPINLFMSTATDPYQPLERKTGLTRSILEEMVKHPPDFLQIQTRSPLVVRDLNLLLELNQKCEVLVSMTIETDREDMKRLFVPHAPGIKLRLKALKEVNNVGIATQASISPVLPFTPDFPKTLESIVDRIYIDTLNIGDGTRGKRSERLGMPFLFKENELSGWYQMDIHLRVEKYFKKFFPEEMIFISSDKVYPLKGKVFE